ACCTCCCTGCTCTGCTACCAGAACGCCGTGCAGGACGACGGCCACAGCACCGGCCACAACACCGCCCAGATCTTCGCCACCGACGACCAGGGCGCCCTCGGCCGCGCCACGCTCACCTCCCTCTGGGCGCAGTCCGTCAACTGGAAGGACGTCCAGCCCGGCAAGACGAACTTCGAGGTCACCCAGGTGCAGGCTGCCCTCTGGTGGGCCTTGCAGTCACAGGTCAGCACCGCCGACCTCGGCCACGACCGGCAGTACGCCCAGTACGGCGTCGACTACTGGAAGAGCGGCACCAAAAGCGGGCACGCCTCCACGTACGACGACGGGCTGAAGAGCGCCGTCAAGCAGTACCAGAGCGCGGTCGGCCTCCCCGCGACCGGCGTCGTGGACGCGAAAACCGTCCAGGCGATGGTCGGCGGAAGCGTCAAGGACCCGGGTGTGACGGGCAGTTAGGGCACCGCTTCTGCCCCTCCCTCTGCCCGTACGGGCATCCTTCCCGCCCCTCCGCGCCGGTTGACTGCGTGGGTGAGCATGTGGAATTCACTGGAGCCGGCCGACACGTCCGTAGAGCCCGGGGCGACCGCGAGTCTGCGTCTGAGACTGCGCAACACGGGCGACACCGTCGAGGCGTACCGGCTGACTCCGGTCGGTGCGGCGGCGGGCTGGACGCGGATCGAACCCCAGGAGCTGCGGCTGTACCCGGGCGCCGAGGAGACCGCGCAGATCACCTTCGCGCCGCCCCGGTCGCCGGACGTCGTCGCGGGGCCCGTGCCCTTCGGGGTGCGGATCGAGCCGCAGGAGCACCGGGGGGCGGCGGAGGTCGTCGAGGGCCGGGTGACGGTGGGCGCGTTCGTCCAGGTCCACGCCGAGCTCGTGCCCCGTACCGTACGAGGACGCTTCCGGGCCCGCGGTCATGTCGTCGTGGACAACCTGGGCAACAGGCCGCTGACCGCGGCGTTCTCCGGTCAGAAGAACGGCGACGCGTTCACGGCGGAGACCACGCCGACGGCGGTTCAGCCGGACCCGGGAAGGGCCGGTTTCGCGGCGGTGGAACTGCGCCCGGCCCGGGTGAACTGGTTCGGTGCGGTGAAGGAACACCCCTTCCTCGTCACGGTGGGCGCGCCCGGCTCGGAGCAGCCGGGGGAGCTGACCGGCACCTGGATCCAGCCGCCGGTCGTCCCGCGCTGGGCGCTGTCGCTGGTGTCGGCGCTGGTCGCGATCGCCGTCGTACTGGCGGCGCTGTGGTGGCGCCACGACCCGGGCGTGAAGACCCAGGCGACGGAGAAGGTGGCGGCGGTCCCGTCGCTGCTCCCCGCGAGCGCGACCCCGACACCGAGCGCGACTCCGACGCCGTCCGCGACGGCGGTCACTCCGACGCCGGATGCGGGCGGCGGGGCCTCACAGAAGCCTGAGGGCGGGGGTGGTGGCGCCCCGGCGGAGAAGGCAAAGGTGGCGAAGCCGCAGACGCTGCGCAGCAACGTGAACAACCAGCCCTTCCTGGACGTCTTCCAGGCCAGGAAGGAGGACGGCACCGCGGTCGACACGTTCACGTGGGTGGAGAACAACGAGAACAAGAACCAGTGGTGGACGTTCTACACGTACGACGACGACTCGATAGCCCTGTCGCCAGGCAACGCCCCGGGCAGCGTCCTGCAGACGACGGACGGAAGCGAGACGGGCGAACTCTGGAGCGTGAAGGGCGGCATCGAAAAGCTCCGCACGGGCGGCCTCCCGGGCAAGCAGCGGTGGCGTCTGGTCCAGAAGGACGGCTTCGTGAACATCGTGAACGTGGCAAACGGCAAGTGCCTCACGGACGCGAGCGGCGGCAAGCAGGTGCTGGTCTGGCCGTGCACGGACAACGGCGGGGTCGTGGACTTCCAGAAGTGGAAGATCGGTGGGGCTCCGTAGGGCTTCGCCACGTGCAGGCCCACATCGGCACAATCCAGCCCCTCCGGCGATTGAGGAGCGGGGTCCGGGGCGGAGCCCCGGTGGGGTCTTGGGGCGACGCCCCGAGTTTCGGGAAGGGGCGGGGCGGGGGAAATCCTCCCGCCCCGGGCCACGCACGTTACGGCGCCCAAGGCATCGCGTCGCCCACCACCAGCCGCCCCATCTTCACGTACTCCCGCCGCGCCCCCGCCCGCACATCCGCCTCCCCAACAGACCCCCCACGCCCCGCCGCCAGATACCCCGCAGTCACCGCCGCCGACCGAATCGCCCCGCCCGCGAGCTCGAACTCCTTGGCACACAAGGTCAGTTCAACATCCAGACCCTCCACCTGCGGGACCCCCGCCAGACACGACCGCCACAGCGCCAGCCGCTGCTCCACTTCCGGGAACGGGAAGTCGACCACCAGGTCGAGCCTCCGCGTGAACGCCTCGTCCAGGTTGGCCCGCAGGTTCGTCGTGAGGACCGCGACCCCCTCGAAAGCCTCCAGCCGCTGCAGCAGATACGCGCTCTCCAGGTTCGCGTACCGGTCGTGCGAGCTCTTGACCTCCGACCGTTTGCCGAACACCGCGTCCGCCTCGTCGAAGAGCAGCACCGCGTCCGTCCGGTCCGCCTCCGCGAAGATCCGCTCCAGGTTCTTCTCGGTCTCGCCCACGTACTTGTCGACGACCGCCGACAGGTCCACCACATACATGTCCAGGCCGAGTTCACCCGCGATCACCTCCGCCGCCAGGGTCTTCCCCGTGCCGGACGCCCCGGCGAAGAGCGCGACCACCCCCTGCCCGCGTCCGCCGCCGGTCCGCAGCCGCCACTCGCCGAGGACGGTGGAGCGGTGGCGGACCCGGTCCGCCAACTCCCGTAGCACAGCCAGGGGTTCGTCCGGCAGCACCAGATCGTCGAAGCCCACCGCCGGCCGCACCCGCCGCGCATGACGGTCCAGCGACGGCGCCGACAGCTGCCGTGCGCTCTGCTGCAGATGTACGGGGCCGACCTCGACCCCCTCGAACGCGGCGAGCGCAAGGGCGTCCCGCGCGGCCCGCCGCACCTGCCCGGCACCGAGCCGGTACGGCGCGACGGCGCGCGAAAGGCCGACATCCC
The sequence above is drawn from the Streptomyces sp. NBC_01465 genome and encodes:
- a CDS encoding RICIN domain-containing protein, whose amino-acid sequence is MWNSLEPADTSVEPGATASLRLRLRNTGDTVEAYRLTPVGAAAGWTRIEPQELRLYPGAEETAQITFAPPRSPDVVAGPVPFGVRIEPQEHRGAAEVVEGRVTVGAFVQVHAELVPRTVRGRFRARGHVVVDNLGNRPLTAAFSGQKNGDAFTAETTPTAVQPDPGRAGFAAVELRPARVNWFGAVKEHPFLVTVGAPGSEQPGELTGTWIQPPVVPRWALSLVSALVAIAVVLAALWWRHDPGVKTQATEKVAAVPSLLPASATPTPSATPTPSATAVTPTPDAGGGASQKPEGGGGGAPAEKAKVAKPQTLRSNVNNQPFLDVFQARKEDGTAVDTFTWVENNENKNQWWTFYTYDDDSIALSPGNAPGSVLQTTDGSETGELWSVKGGIEKLRTGGLPGKQRWRLVQKDGFVNIVNVANGKCLTDASGGKQVLVWPCTDNGGVVDFQKWKIGGAP